In a genomic window of Primulina huaijiensis isolate GDHJ02 chromosome 10, ASM1229523v2, whole genome shotgun sequence:
- the LOC140985542 gene encoding mitochondrial outer membrane protein porin 2-like: MSKGPGLFSDFGKKAKDLLTKDYISDHKLSVSTYSESGVALTTSTMKKGGYSFGDVAAQYIYKNTSADVKVDTESNISVNLTVADIITSSKTIANLKYPNYDSGKLEFQYFHPHASIAAAVGLNQAPPIDFSVTLGTPTFALGIEAGYETSSRKLVKYTAGITVTQPDSCSSIILGDKGDTIKSSYIRYLDQSKKGAAVAEFTRKLSTNENTFTVGGSYALDHLTLVKVKLNNHGTLGTVLQHEVMRKSVVTISSEFDTKALDNIPRFGVSLALRP, encoded by the exons ATGAGCAAAGGACCCGGTCTATTCTCGGATTTCGGCAAGAAAGCGAAAG ATCTGCTTACCAAGGACTATATTTCGGATCATAAATTATCTGTTTCCACGTACAGCGAATCCGGAGTG GCCCTTACAACATCCACTATGAAAAAAGGAGGCTACTCATTCGGTGATGTCGCAGCCCAGTACATATACAAGAATACCTCTGCAGATGTCAAAGTTGATACAGAATCGAAT ATCTCAGTAAATTTAACCGTCGCCGATATCATCACCTCATCAAAGACTATTGCCAATCTGAAATATCCGAATTATGATTCTGGCAAG CTGGAGTTTCAGTACTTCCACCCTCATGCATCTATTGCTGCTGCTGTGGGTCTTAACCAAGCCCCTCCAATTGACTTTTCAGTTACCCTTGGAACTCCCACCTTTGCTTTGGGGATAGAAGCTGGCTATGAGACCTCGTCTAGAAAACTGGTGAAGTATACTGCTGGCATTACTGTGACACAACCTGATTCCTGTTCGTCGATAATTTT GGGTGACAAAGGGGACACCATAAAGTCCTCATACATACGCTACTTAGATCAGTCGAAGAAGGGTGCTGCTGTGGCTGAGTTCACCCGAAAGTTATCTACGAATGAGAACACTTTTACCGTGGGAGGATCTTACGCCCTTGACCACCTGACACTTGTAAAAGTGAAGCTTAACAATCATGGCACGCTAGGTACAGTTTTGCAGCACGAGGTTATGCGGAAATCAGTGGTGACTATATCCAGCGAGTTCGATACCAAAGCCTTGGATAACATTCCCAGATTTGGAGTGTCCCTTGCTCTTAGGCCTTGA
- the LOC140986327 gene encoding probable amino-acid acetyltransferase NAGS1, chloroplastic isoform X2, whose protein sequence is MDFDSTYEVATACALALVAEKLICVIDGPILDESGRLVRFLSLEDADVLIRERAKQSDIAAKYVKAVAQEDLPSVTYENSNYSFPFPKGKAFSPTPKFQNGVGFDNGSGFWSSEQGFAIGGQERLSRLNGYLSELAAAAFVCRGGVQRVHLLDGTIGGVLLKELFQRDGVGTMVASDLYEGMRTARITDLEGIKQLLLPLEESGTLIKRTREELLEALDSFTVVEREGHIIACAALFPFSEDKCGEVAAIAVSPECRGQGQGDKLLDYIEKKAYSRGLQMLFLLTTRTADWFVRRGFVECSIESLPEQRRNKINISRRSKYYMKNIHPDTSGIPLNNSFT, encoded by the exons ATGGATTTTGATAG CACTTACGAGGTTGCTACAGCATGTGCCTTGGCTCTTGTTGCGGAGAAACTCATTTGCGTCATTGATGGGCCAATCTTGGACGAGTCTGGAAGACTTGTTCGGTTTTTATCTCTTGAAGATGCGGATGTGTTGATTCGGGAAAGAGCTAAACAAAGTGATATAGCTGCTAAATATGTAAAAGCTGTTGCTCAAGAAGATCTTCCTTCTGTTACATATGAGAATTCAAATTACTCATTCCCTTTTCCGAAGGGGAAGGCTTTTAGTCCTACTCCCAAATTTCAAAATGGTGTTGGCTTCGACAACGGGAGTGGATTTTGGTCAAGTGAACAAGGTTTCGCTATTGGAGGTCAAGAAAGACTGAGTCGATTAAATGGTTACCTTTCGGAATTAGCTGCTGCAGCTTTTGTTTGCAGA GGTGGTGTCCAGAGGGTTCATCTACTGGATGGTACTATTGGTGGTGTTTTACTAAAAGAACTGTTTCAAAGAGATGGAGTGGGTACAATGGTGGCTAG CGATCTGTATGAAGGGATGAGAACGGCTAGGATTACGGACCTCGAAGGAATCAAACAGCTTTTGCTACCATTAGAGGAGTCTGGCACATTGATAAAGAGAACTCGGGAAGAG CTACTCGAAGCATTGGATTCATTCACTGTCGTGGAAAGAGAAGGCCATATTATAGCCTGTGCAGCTCTTTTCCCTTTCTCTGAAGACAAGTGCGGAGAGGTAGCTGCTATAGCTGTTTCTCCTGAATGTCGCGGCCAAGGACAAGGAGACAAATTGCTTG ATTATATTGAGAAAAAGGCATACTCTCGGGGGCTGCAAATGCTTTTCCTGCTAACAACACGAACAGCAGATTG GTTTGTTAGACGTGGGTTCGTGGAATGTTCCATTGAATCATTACCGGAGCAGAGGAGAAACAAGATCAATATATCTCGTCGATCCAAGTATTACATGAAGAATATTCACCCTGATACAAGTGGCATTCCTCTcaataattctttcacatga
- the LOC140986327 gene encoding probable amino-acid acetyltransferase NAGS1, chloroplastic isoform X1, producing the protein MDAAGRIRILIEVKLSRGPSLSGVRRHGDNRRWHNGFCVASGNFLAAKRRGVVEGIDYMSTGEVKKIEVARIQERLHQDCIVILSNLGYSSSGEVLNCNTYEVATACALALVAEKLICVIDGPILDESGRLVRFLSLEDADVLIRERAKQSDIAAKYVKAVAQEDLPSVTYENSNYSFPFPKGKAFSPTPKFQNGVGFDNGSGFWSSEQGFAIGGQERLSRLNGYLSELAAAAFVCRGGVQRVHLLDGTIGGVLLKELFQRDGVGTMVASDLYEGMRTARITDLEGIKQLLLPLEESGTLIKRTREELLEALDSFTVVEREGHIIACAALFPFSEDKCGEVAAIAVSPECRGQGQGDKLLDYIEKKAYSRGLQMLFLLTTRTADWFVRRGFVECSIESLPEQRRNKINISRRSKYYMKNIHPDTSGIPLNNSFT; encoded by the exons ATGGATGCCGCAGGGAGGATTCGTATTCTGATTGAAGTGAAGCTGTCTCGTGGACCTTCATTAAGTGGTGTTCGACGGCATGGAGATAATCGTCGATGGCACAATGGTTTCTGCGTTGCCAGTGGTAATTTTCTTGCAGCTAAG AGAAGGGGAGTGGTTGAGGGTATTGATTACATGTCGACTGGCGAAGTTAAGAAAATAGAAGTTGCTCGCATACAGGAGAGGCTTCATCAGGATTGTATTGTAATTTTAAGTAATCTCGGTTATTCGAGTTCTGGTGAAGTATTAAATTGCAA CACTTACGAGGTTGCTACAGCATGTGCCTTGGCTCTTGTTGCGGAGAAACTCATTTGCGTCATTGATGGGCCAATCTTGGACGAGTCTGGAAGACTTGTTCGGTTTTTATCTCTTGAAGATGCGGATGTGTTGATTCGGGAAAGAGCTAAACAAAGTGATATAGCTGCTAAATATGTAAAAGCTGTTGCTCAAGAAGATCTTCCTTCTGTTACATATGAGAATTCAAATTACTCATTCCCTTTTCCGAAGGGGAAGGCTTTTAGTCCTACTCCCAAATTTCAAAATGGTGTTGGCTTCGACAACGGGAGTGGATTTTGGTCAAGTGAACAAGGTTTCGCTATTGGAGGTCAAGAAAGACTGAGTCGATTAAATGGTTACCTTTCGGAATTAGCTGCTGCAGCTTTTGTTTGCAGA GGTGGTGTCCAGAGGGTTCATCTACTGGATGGTACTATTGGTGGTGTTTTACTAAAAGAACTGTTTCAAAGAGATGGAGTGGGTACAATGGTGGCTAG CGATCTGTATGAAGGGATGAGAACGGCTAGGATTACGGACCTCGAAGGAATCAAACAGCTTTTGCTACCATTAGAGGAGTCTGGCACATTGATAAAGAGAACTCGGGAAGAG CTACTCGAAGCATTGGATTCATTCACTGTCGTGGAAAGAGAAGGCCATATTATAGCCTGTGCAGCTCTTTTCCCTTTCTCTGAAGACAAGTGCGGAGAGGTAGCTGCTATAGCTGTTTCTCCTGAATGTCGCGGCCAAGGACAAGGAGACAAATTGCTTG ATTATATTGAGAAAAAGGCATACTCTCGGGGGCTGCAAATGCTTTTCCTGCTAACAACACGAACAGCAGATTG GTTTGTTAGACGTGGGTTCGTGGAATGTTCCATTGAATCATTACCGGAGCAGAGGAGAAACAAGATCAATATATCTCGTCGATCCAAGTATTACATGAAGAATATTCACCCTGATACAAGTGGCATTCCTCTcaataattctttcacatga